GAGCCTGTCGGGTGGTGAGGCGCAACGGCTTTCGATCGCTCGCGCTTTGCTCGCGGATACCCCGGTGCTCGTGCTGGACGAGGCGACGGCCTTCGCCGATCCGGAATCGGAGGCCGCTGTGCAGGATGCGCTGGCCGTGCTGGTCGCAGGGCGGACCGTGCTGGTTATCGCGCATCGCCTGCACACGGTCACCGGCGTCGACCAGATTCTGGTGCTGGACAACGGAATCCTGGTCGAGCGAGGCGACCATCGAACGTTGCGTGACGCGGGCGGCACCTATCAACGGCTCTGGGAGATCAACGAGGCGGCGCTGCGCGAGGTTGCGCTGATCGAAAGCGAGGAAATGCGATGATTCGCAAGATGCTCGGGCTTGTTCCGGATGAATTCGCACCGCTGACAACGAAACTGCTCGCCGCGATCACCGCGCAGGCACTGTGCCAGTCGATCGCCTATCTCCTGTTGGTGCCGGTGTTGGAGGCGTTGTTCGACGACGACCTCGGCCGCGCGTGGTTCTGGACGCTGCTGATGCTGGTCGCCGTCGCGGCCATGGCCGTCTTCGGATACCTGCAGGCGACGATCGGTCTGCGCATAGCGGTCGGCATGCAGCGCGGGTTGCAGACCAGGATCGGTGACCACCTCAACGCACTCCCGTTGGGCTGGTTCGAAACGCGCGGCACCGGGCCGCTGTCTCGCATTGCCGTAGAGAATGTGCGCGAGATCCAAGGCGCCATCGCCTATCTGCTGGCCAAGGTGTTGACCAGCATCGTGGTTCCGCTCGGTGTCGCGGTGGGCATGCTCTTGATCGATTGGCGCATCTCGCTGGCCATGTTGCTCGCCGCTCCGGTGCTCTTTCTGGTCAATGGACTGGCCAACGGCGCATACACCCGGTCCGACGAGCGGGTGCACGCCGCGGCGGCCGAAGCAGATTCGCGGGTGGTCGAGTTCGCGCAGGCGCAGCCGGTGCTGCGGGCCTTCGGTGCGGTCGGCGCAGGCAATCGCGCGCTCGATGGCGCGCTGCACCGGCAGCGCGCGGCGAGCGCGCGGATGGTGTTCACCTCGGTGCCGGGCCTGATCGTCTTCGCCCTGTTCGTTCAGGCGGTCTTCCTGGTGCTCACCTATGTCGTGGTGAGTCGGGCGACCGACGGTGCGATCTCGGTCGCCGCCGCCATCGCGTTGATCGCGGTCAGCTCCCGCTTCATCGAGCCGCTGAACCAGGCCGCGCAGCTGGGCAACGGTCTACGCGCGGCCGCGGCCGCGGCCGACCGGGTCACCGAGCTGCTCGCTGAACCCACACTTCCGGAATCGACTACGCCTGTTACGCCTGGTCGGTCGAACATCGTGTTCGACAACGTGTCGTTCGGCTATCGGCCGGGCGAGCTCATCCTGTCCGAGGTGACCTTCAGTGTGCCCGCGGGCACCACGACGGCGATCGTCGGGCCGAGCGGTGCGGGCAAGACCACGCTGCTGCGGCTGGCCGCGCGGTTCTACGACGCCGAGTCCGGCCGGGTCGTGGTCGGCGAGCACGATGTGCGGGAGCAGCCATCGGAGACGCTGCTGAACCAGCTATCGCTGGTTTTCCAGAACGTCTACCTGTTCAACCGGTCGGTAGCGGACAACATTCGGATCGGCAGGCCGGACGCCACCGATGTCGAGCTGAGCCGGGCGGCGGAGGCGGCGCGCGTGGACGAGATCGCCGAACGGCTACCGGATGGATACGGCACTGTTGTCGGCGAGGGCGGCGCCACCCTGTCCGGCGGTGAGCGGCAACGGGTTTCGATCGCCCGCGCGTTGCTGAAGGATGCACCGATCGTGCTGCTGGACGAGGCGACAAGTGCACTGGACCCACACAGCGAGGCAGTCGTCGTGCGCGGCGTGCACGAGCTGACCAGCGGCAAGACGGTGATCGTCGTCGCGCACCGGTTGGCAACCATCGCGCACGCCGACCAGATCCTCTTTCTCGACGGCGGCCGCATCGTCGAGCGTGGCACGCACAGTGAGCTTTTGGAGCTCGGTGGCCGCTACGCCGACTTCTGGAACGAGCGGTCGCGCGCGTCCGGCTGGCGGCTGGAGCCCACGCCGGTCTGACCCGTTGCCGACGGGCCGCGCCTCCATGGAATCCTCCCCGACGACTGCGGGTGCGGTCGCGGCAACAGCAGGGCGCGACTATCTACACAAACAGTGCGAGCGGCGGGGAAGACGCCGCGCTCCGGCGATCCGGTTGCGGGGTGCGAGCTACTTCCAGTAGGCGCGGGACTTGATCGCGGTCTTGGGCAATCCGTGGGCGGCCTTGAGGGTCTTGACGATCGAACGAGTGGTGTGGCCGTCGCAGGCGACCCAGCCGTATGCGTCCTGCGGGCAGGATATTTCGTGTGCCTGCTCGCGCAGCAGCCGCCCGTCGTCGACGCGCTGTAACCAGGTCACCTGGTGGTGTGGCTTGTTGCGCACCGGCAGTGTCCTATCGGACTCGTCCTGCCACTCCAGCCAGATCCGAGCTGGAGTGTCGCCGATGGCATCCAGCAGCGAGTTGATCGCGGGCAGTGAGGCGGTGTCGCCGAAGACGACGTATTCGCTCGGTGTCGTATCGGGCAGTTGGAAGTCCGAGCCGAGCACCGCGGCCTCGATCTCGTCGCCCACCTTCGCGCGCCGTGCCCATTCGCTGGCCGGGCCGCTGTGCAGGGCGAATTCGATGTGAAAGCGGTCGCCGGCCGGATCCTGATCGACCAGGGTGTAACCGCGCTGATAAAGCTTCTCACTGTTGGTATCCGGGATCCACAGGCGGATCCACTGTGTGGGATGAACCGGATGGTCCGCGAGCAGCCCACCGGCAGTGAAGCCGATTCGCTGGTACGCGTTGGTAATGCTTTCGGTGGAGGTGACGCGGAGTCGGTAGTCGTCTGCCCGCCACACCTTCAGAAGCAAGCCCTCGGTTCCTTTGCCCATGTGGCTAAGGTTAGCCTAAGTAAACTCGAAAGTCTTGTGGTGGATGCCGTGGAATTGATGCGGCGAAGTCCCGGGCGATCGGATCCGCCGACGCCGAGCGCCGGGACTCGATGCCGGTGCGGCGGTGGCCTATACGGCGCAGGGCACCGACGCGTAGTAGGCGACTGTGCACAAAGCTTCGCGCGTCAGTTTCCAGGTTCCGTCGATCTGACGCCAGGACACCTCGATGAGCGGGAGGTCCTCGAAGCCGTCGACCGCGGTCTTCAGCTGGGCGGTGAGACTGTCGCCATGCGCGTCGACCGGGCCGACGACCGACCAGCGGTAGCTCGGGAACATCGCGATCCTGGCCGCGACTTGGTCCGCGATCGACACACCCGGATCGCCTGCTTCCAGCTCCGCGGCCCGGCCTGCGCGTGACGCGCCGGTGTTCAGCACCAGTTGCAGCTTGGACTGCAGCTCACCGACCGACGGTGCCGCGGTGTGGGCGATCGACGGCGCTGCGGTCGCGGTCGCGGCGGTGCCGATGGTGCCGACCAGGGTGGCGGCGGTGAGGGCGAACGCGGCGATTGCCGCGCGCGTGGAGCGCTTGATCATCTGAGTTTCCGTTCGTTCGGTGTGCGGTCGTCCGGCGCCTGGGTTTTCGCCGCGGCAGCGGTACTCCTAGCAATATAAGGTAAGCCTATGCAAATATGGGCGGACGCCAAATAGGATGCCGTGAGGTTCGCGAGACGCCGGCGACCGTCTGCGCAGCTGAATGCTCGATCCGATAGCTGTGTGGTGGCTGGAATCACAGATGGGAGAACCGGTGGACAGACTGCTTGTGGTGGGTGCGGGGCCGAAGGCCATGGCCGTCGCGGCAAAGTCGCATGTACTGCGCGAGCTGGGTCTGCCCGCGCCGCAGGTGATCGTCGTGGAATCGCATGCGGTGGGCGGTAACTGGCTGTCCAGCGGCGGCTGGACCGATGGTCGGCACCGGCTCGGCACCAGTCCGGAGAAGGATGTGGGTTTTCCTTACCGCTCGACCTGGTCGCGCAGGCACAACAGTGCGATCAACGACGCGATGATGGCCTTCAGCTGGACGTCGTTCCTGGTCGAGCGCGGCATGTTCGCCGAATGGATCGACAGGGGCCGCCCGAGTCCGCAGCATCATGTCTGGGCCAAATACCTGCAGTGGGTCGCCAGGAAGACCGATGTCGAGCTCGTGCTCGGTTCGGTGCGCAAGATCTCCGCGGCGGCCGATGGCTGGCTGGTCTCGGTGATCGACGCGGATGGTGTCGTCGCCGAGATCGATGCGGACCGGCTGATGATCACCGGACCGGGCGACAGTGGGCGCGCGCTGGTCGACCACCCGAAGGTGTTGAGCATCGCGGACTTCTGGGATCTCGCGGGCCGTCGCCAGCTGCCGGTGTCGTCGCGGGCCGCGGTGATCGGCGGCGGCGAGACCGGCGGCTCGGCGATGGACGAACTGGTCCGCCACGACGTGCTGACCGTTTCGGTGATCTCGCCCTCGGCCACGATCTACACCCGTGGCGAGAGCTACTTCGAGAACTCGCTGTACAGCGATCCGGTCAAGTGGCGGGCGCTGAGCATCGCGGAGCGCCGCGACGTGGTCCGGCGCACCGACCGCGGCGTGTTCTCGGTGCGGGTGCAGGAGAACCTGTTGGGCGACAGCCGTGTTCACCACCTGCAGGGGCGGGTCGTGCGGGTAGTCGAGCAGGGCGAGGGCATCGCGCTCACCCTGCGCAATGAGCAGCGCCCGGACCAGGTGCATGCCTTCGATCTCGTGGTCGACGCGACCGGGGGGCAGCCACTGTGGTTCTTGGACATGTTCGACGCGGATGCCGCGGACCTGGTCGAGCTGGCGATCGGCGGGCCGATCACCCAGGCGCGGATTGAGGCGTCGATCGGCCATGACCTGGCGGTGTCCGGGCTCGAGGCGAAGCTCTATCTGCCGAATCTCGCGGGTCTGGCTCAGGGGCCGGGTTTCCCGAACCTCAGCTGCCTCGGCGAACTTTCGGATCGGGTGCTTTCCACGGAGCCGGTCGGATCCGGGTCGATCAGGCGGGCCGCCCCAACGTCCGCTCATAGATAGGCTAGCCTAGCCTTACTGGCCATCGAGGATGAGAGTTCGGTTCATGCGTATCGTGTCGTTCGGCTTCCAGACCTGGGGCCGTAAAACCCTGCAGGCTCTGCTCGATTCGGAGCATGAGGTGGTGCTCGCGGTGACCCATCCGGCAAGTGCCCAGTCCTACAAGGCGATCTGGTCGGATTCGGTCGAGGAACTGGCCCGCGAGCGCGGCATTCCGGTGCATCTGACCGAACGGGCCGACACGGAGACCATCGATCTGGTCAAGCGGGCCGAGCCGGATGTCATTGTGGTGAACAGCTGGTACACCTGGATGCCGTCGGAGCTGTACAGTCTGCCGCCGCACGGCACGCTCAATCTGCACGACTCGCTGCTACCGAAGTTCACCGGCTTCTCGCCGGTGTTGTGGGCATTGATCAGCGGTGCGTCCGAATTCGGGCTCACCGTGCACCGCATGGACGAGCAGTTGGACACCGGCGACATCCTTGTGCAGCGCTCGCTGCCGATCGGGCCGACCGCCACCGGGACCGAGCTGGTCGAAGCCGGGATGGAGCTGATTCCCGGCGCACTGCGAGAGGCGCTGAGCGCCCTCGAGTCCGGTACCGCGCAGTGGCGGCCGCAGAACAAGGCCGAGCGAACCTACTTCCACAAGCGGTCCGCGCGCGACAGCCGGATCGATTGGTCGTTGTCCGCGGTCGATCTGGAGCGCTTCGTGCGCGCGCTGTCCGAACCGTATCCGCGCGCGTTCAGCAGCTACCGCGGCGAGAAGGTCGAGATTCTGGCCGCCGAGGTGTCCGCGGCACGCTACGGCGGCACCGTGGGGCGGGTAGTGGTCCAGGAAAGCGGCGGTGTCGTGGTGTGCGGGTCGGACGCGATTCGTGGACGCAACCGCGGCCTGGTGATCACCCGTGTGCGCACAGCGGATGGCGTCGAACACTCTGGAGCCGAATTCTTCACGCGCGGGGGATATCTCACCGACGCACCGGAGTGAGCCGCTATTCGTGGCAAGCCTGCCGGAATCAAATGTCCGACCTGGGAGGTCGAAGGAATTCATGTCGACCATAGCCAACGACGCGAAGCGTTCGCAGCGCCGTCGAGCCGCATCGTGGCTGATCGGCAGCGCAGCGACGCCCACCCGGTCGGCAGGCGAGCAAAAACCGCTGTCTTCGGCACAGCGGCGCGCCTGGTTCCTGCAGACCCGCGATCCCGAGGACGTCACGCTCAATATCGGAATCGCGTATCGGCTGACCGGCTCACTGGACCCCGAACGACTACGCGCCGCCGCCGAGGTAGTTGTCGCCCGGCACGAGATCCTGCGCACCACCTATGGGCTCGACGCGGAGGGCGAGCCCTACCAGATCGTGCGGAACGGTCCTTCGAGCTGGCAGGAACACGATCTTTCCGAGCTGCCCGTGTCGAGCCGTGCACGTAGGCTCGAGGTGCTGTCGCGGCGCGAACTCGGCCGACCGTTCGATCTGACCACCGATGCCCCGATGCGGATGACGCT
The DNA window shown above is from Nocardia sp. NBC_01730 and carries:
- a CDS encoding ABC transporter ATP-binding protein, whose translation is MIRKMLGLVPDEFAPLTTKLLAAITAQALCQSIAYLLLVPVLEALFDDDLGRAWFWTLLMLVAVAAMAVFGYLQATIGLRIAVGMQRGLQTRIGDHLNALPLGWFETRGTGPLSRIAVENVREIQGAIAYLLAKVLTSIVVPLGVAVGMLLIDWRISLAMLLAAPVLFLVNGLANGAYTRSDERVHAAAAEADSRVVEFAQAQPVLRAFGAVGAGNRALDGALHRQRAASARMVFTSVPGLIVFALFVQAVFLVLTYVVVSRATDGAISVAAAIALIAVSSRFIEPLNQAAQLGNGLRAAAAAADRVTELLAEPTLPESTTPVTPGRSNIVFDNVSFGYRPGELILSEVTFSVPAGTTTAIVGPSGAGKTTLLRLAARFYDAESGRVVVGEHDVREQPSETLLNQLSLVFQNVYLFNRSVADNIRIGRPDATDVELSRAAEAARVDEIAERLPDGYGTVVGEGGATLSGGERQRVSIARALLKDAPIVLLDEATSALDPHSEAVVVRGVHELTSGKTVIVVAHRLATIAHADQILFLDGGRIVERGTHSELLELGGRYADFWNERSRASGWRLEPTPV
- a CDS encoding siderophore-interacting protein, coding for MGKGTEGLLLKVWRADDYRLRVTSTESITNAYQRIGFTAGGLLADHPVHPTQWIRLWIPDTNSEKLYQRGYTLVDQDPAGDRFHIEFALHSGPASEWARRAKVGDEIEAAVLGSDFQLPDTTPSEYVVFGDTASLPAINSLLDAIGDTPARIWLEWQDESDRTLPVRNKPHHQVTWLQRVDDGRLLREQAHEISCPQDAYGWVACDGHTTRSIVKTLKAAHGLPKTAIKSRAYWK
- a CDS encoding SidA/IucD/PvdA family monooxygenase — encoded protein: MGEPVDRLLVVGAGPKAMAVAAKSHVLRELGLPAPQVIVVESHAVGGNWLSSGGWTDGRHRLGTSPEKDVGFPYRSTWSRRHNSAINDAMMAFSWTSFLVERGMFAEWIDRGRPSPQHHVWAKYLQWVARKTDVELVLGSVRKISAAADGWLVSVIDADGVVAEIDADRLMITGPGDSGRALVDHPKVLSIADFWDLAGRRQLPVSSRAAVIGGGETGGSAMDELVRHDVLTVSVISPSATIYTRGESYFENSLYSDPVKWRALSIAERRDVVRRTDRGVFSVRVQENLLGDSRVHHLQGRVVRVVEQGEGIALTLRNEQRPDQVHAFDLVVDATGGQPLWFLDMFDADAADLVELAIGGPITQARIEASIGHDLAVSGLEAKLYLPNLAGLAQGPGFPNLSCLGELSDRVLSTEPVGSGSIRRAAPTSAHR
- a CDS encoding methionyl-tRNA formyltransferase — its product is MRIVSFGFQTWGRKTLQALLDSEHEVVLAVTHPASAQSYKAIWSDSVEELARERGIPVHLTERADTETIDLVKRAEPDVIVVNSWYTWMPSELYSLPPHGTLNLHDSLLPKFTGFSPVLWALISGASEFGLTVHRMDEQLDTGDILVQRSLPIGPTATGTELVEAGMELIPGALREALSALESGTAQWRPQNKAERTYFHKRSARDSRIDWSLSAVDLERFVRALSEPYPRAFSSYRGEKVEILAAEVSAARYGGTVGRVVVQESGGVVVCGSDAIRGRNRGLVITRVRTADGVEHSGAEFFTRGGYLTDAPE